In a single window of the Melanotaenia boesemani isolate fMelBoe1 chromosome 22, fMelBoe1.pri, whole genome shotgun sequence genome:
- the LOC121633765 gene encoding protein EFR3 homolog B isoform X1, producing MFIFGVCGCCGALRPRYKRLVDNIFPEDPEDGLVKANMEKLTFYALSAPEKLDRIGAYLSERLSRDVARHRYGYVCIAMEALDQLLMACHCQSINLFVESFLKMVRKLLESDKPSLQILGTNSFVKFANIEEDTPSYHRSYDFFVSRFSEMCHSSYEDPDIRTKIRMAGIKGLQGVVRKTVNDELQANIWDPQHMDKIVPSLLFNLQSGERSESRSPSPLQASEKEKESPVELTERCFRELLGRAAYGNIKNAVTPVLMHLDNHCLWEGKTFAVRCFKIIMYSIQSQHSHLVIQQLLGHLDANSKNSATVRAGIVEVLLEAAAIAASGSVGPTVLEVFNTLLRQLRLSVDYELTGTYDGSTNIGTKIIKAHEERQLQEAVIRTIGSFANTLPTYQRSEVMLFIMGKIPVPGVHLTLPSTNSGPESTRMIQIMLLKSLVQVTAGFQTTNMLTALPSSFLEPLLSFSLTEDPEVRLLVLQILLSLIDRHDNRPKFSSISIISDISVLKLKVDKCSRQDNLFMKKHGQQLYRHIYLGCKEESSGRQHYEALFGLLGLLSVELANEEVVVDLIRLALALQDLALSTDDALPAFNRCAVHALAAAYLNLICQLTTIPAFCQHIHEVIEVRQKETPYVLPEDVFVENPKLPPTLDKVEGDVLFLQSKITEVLGGSGYNTERLATPYVPQYTDEDRLSKRKSIGETISLQVEVESRNSPEKEERTPAEEITFETLKNAIVDSVGMEEQERERRRQVVEKFQKAPFEEIAAHCGARATMLQSKLNQIFEITIRPPPSPSGTISSGYGQSQSRSVPIYEMKFPDLCVY from the exons ATGTTTATCTTTG GGGTTTGTGGTTGTTGTGGGGCACTCAGGCCCCGATACAAGAGACTGGTGGACAACATCTTCCCAGAAGATCCAGAG GATGGACTGGTCAAGGCCAACATGGAGAAGCTGACATTCTATGCCTTGTCAGCTCCAGAGAAGCTGGACCGTATCGGAGCCTACTTGTCAGAGAGACTATCCAGGGATGTGGCTCGACACAGATATGG GTATGTGTGCATAGCCATGGAAGCCCTAGACCAGCTGCTGATGGCGTGCCATTGTCAGAGCATCAATTTGTTTGTAGAAAGCTTTCTAAAGATGGTTCGCAAGCTGCTAGAATCTGACAAACCCAGCCTGCAGATCCTCGGAACCAACTCG TTTGTAAAGTTTGCTAATATAGAAGAGGACACGCCATCCTACCACCGCAGTTATGACTTCTTTGTGTCACGCTTCAGTGAGATGTGCCATTCAAGTTATGAGGACCCTGATATTCGCACCAA AATCCGAATGGCAGGTATTAAGGGTCTGCAAGGTGTGGTGAGGAAGACTGTGAATGATGAGCTGCAGGCTAATATCTGGGACCCTCAGCACATGGACAAGATTGTCCCCTCTTTGCTTTTCAACCTGCAGAGCGGGGAGCGCTCAGAGAG CCGCTCCCCCTCTCCACTGCAGGCATCGGAGAAGGAGAAGGAAAGCCCGGTGGAGCTGACAGAGCGCTGCTTCAGGGAGCTGCTGGGACGAGCCGCCTACGGCAACATCAAGAATGCTGTCACGCCAGTGCTGAT GCACTTAGATAACCACTGTCTATGGGAGGGAAAGACCTTTGCAGTGCGTTGCTTCAAGATCATCATGTATTCCATCCAG TCCCAGCACTCTCACTTGGTAATCCAGCAGCTTCTCGGTCACCTGGATGCTAACAGTAAGAACTCAGCCACAGTGCGAGCCGGTATAGTGGAAGTCTTGCTGGAGGCAGCTGCCATTGCAGCCAGCGGTTCTGTAG GACCCACAGTTCTGGAGGTGTTCAACACCCTGCTGAGGCAGCTTCGACTGAGCGTGGACTACGAGTTGACAGGCACATACGATGGCAGCACCAACATCGGCACCAAGATCATCAAAGCTCATGAGGAGAGGCAGCTGCAAGAGGCTGTCATCAGGACCATTG GTTCATTTGCCAATACTTTACCCACCTaccagaggtcagaggtcatgcTCTTCATCATGGGCAAGATTCCTGTCCCTGGAGTTCATCTAACTCTGCCGTCTACTAACTCTGG GCCGGAGAGTACCAGGATGATTCAGATTATGTTACTCAAATCCTTGGTTCAA GTGACAGCTGGCTTCCAAACTACAAACATGCTCACAGCCCTGCCCAGCTCTTTCCTGGAGCCTCTGCTGTCTTTCTCTCTAACTGAAGATCCAGAGGTTCGACTGCTTGTGCTTCAAATCCTTCTTAGTCTCATTGACAGACACGACAACAGGCCCAAGTTCTCCAGCATAAG CATCATCTCTGACATCTCTGTGCTGAAACTTAAAGTTGACAAGTGCTCCAGACAGGACAATTTGTTCATGAAAAAG CACGGTCAGCAGCTGTACCGACACATCTACCTGGGCTGTAAGGAAGAGAGCAGTGGTAGGCAGCACTATGAGGCCCTCTTTGGCTTGTTAGGACTGCTTAGCGTGGAACTGGCCAATGAAGAGGTGGTGGTGGACCTAATTCGCCTGGCACTTGCCTTGCAG GACCTGGCTCTGTCCACGGATGACGCTCTGCCTGCTTTCAACCGCTGTGCTGTTCATGCCCTCGCTGCTGCCTACCTCAACCTCATCTGCCAGCTCACCACCATCCCAGCCTTCTGTCAGCACATACATGAG GTAATTGAGGTGAGGCAAAAAGAAACTCCTTACGTTTTGCCTGAGGATGTCTTCGTTGAGAATCCCAA ACTGCCGCCTACATTAGACAAGGTGGAAGGAGATGTTTTGTTCCTGCAGTCTAAGATTACTGAGGTTCTTGGTGGAAGTGGTTATAATACAGAGAGACTGGCTACACCTTATGTCCCACAGTATACTG ATGAGGACCGGCTGTCCAAGAGAAAGAGCATTGGGGAGACCATATCTCTTCAGGTGGAGGTCGAATCTCGAAACAGTCCAGAGAAAGAGGAG AGGACACCAGCTGAGGAGATCACATTTGAAACCCTAAAAAATGCCATTG TGGACAGTGTGGGTATGGAGGaacaggagagggagaggaggagacaAGTGGTGGAAAAGTTCCAGAAGGCCCCCTTTGAGGAGATAGCAGCCCACTGTGGTGCCAGG GCTACAATGCTGCAAAGCAAACTAAATCAAATCTTTGAGATTACAATCAG ACCCCCTCCCAGCCCATCTGGAACCATTTCGTCAGGTTATGGGCAAAGCCAGAGCCGATCTGTTCCCATTTACGAGATGAAGTTTCCTGACCTTTGTGTGTATTAA
- the LOC121633765 gene encoding protein EFR3 homolog B isoform X3 produces MYGVCGCCGALRPRYKRLVDNIFPEDPEDGLVKANMEKLTFYALSAPEKLDRIGAYLSERLSRDVARHRYGYVCIAMEALDQLLMACHCQSINLFVESFLKMVRKLLESDKPSLQILGTNSFVKFANIEEDTPSYHRSYDFFVSRFSEMCHSSYEDPDIRTKIRMAGIKGLQGVVRKTVNDELQANIWDPQHMDKIVPSLLFNLQSGERSESRSPSPLQASEKEKESPVELTERCFRELLGRAAYGNIKNAVTPVLMHLDNHCLWEGKTFAVRCFKIIMYSIQSQHSHLVIQQLLGHLDANSKNSATVRAGIVEVLLEAAAIAASGSVGPTVLEVFNTLLRQLRLSVDYELTGTYDGSTNIGTKIIKAHEERQLQEAVIRTIGSFANTLPTYQRSEVMLFIMGKIPVPGVHLTLPSTNSGPESTRMIQIMLLKSLVQVTAGFQTTNMLTALPSSFLEPLLSFSLTEDPEVRLLVLQILLSLIDRHDNRPKFSSISIISDISVLKLKVDKCSRQDNLFMKKHGQQLYRHIYLGCKEESSGRQHYEALFGLLGLLSVELANEEVVVDLIRLALALQDLALSTDDALPAFNRCAVHALAAAYLNLICQLTTIPAFCQHIHEVIEVRQKETPYVLPEDVFVENPKLPPTLDKVEGDVLFLQSKITEVLGGSGYNTERLATPYVPQYTDEDRLSKRKSIGETISLQVEVESRNSPEKEERTPAEEITFETLKNAIVDSVGMEEQERERRRQVVEKFQKAPFEEIAAHCGARATMLQSKLNQIFEITIRPPPSPSGTISSGYGQSQSRSVPIYEMKFPDLCVY; encoded by the exons ATGTATG GGGTTTGTGGTTGTTGTGGGGCACTCAGGCCCCGATACAAGAGACTGGTGGACAACATCTTCCCAGAAGATCCAGAG GATGGACTGGTCAAGGCCAACATGGAGAAGCTGACATTCTATGCCTTGTCAGCTCCAGAGAAGCTGGACCGTATCGGAGCCTACTTGTCAGAGAGACTATCCAGGGATGTGGCTCGACACAGATATGG GTATGTGTGCATAGCCATGGAAGCCCTAGACCAGCTGCTGATGGCGTGCCATTGTCAGAGCATCAATTTGTTTGTAGAAAGCTTTCTAAAGATGGTTCGCAAGCTGCTAGAATCTGACAAACCCAGCCTGCAGATCCTCGGAACCAACTCG TTTGTAAAGTTTGCTAATATAGAAGAGGACACGCCATCCTACCACCGCAGTTATGACTTCTTTGTGTCACGCTTCAGTGAGATGTGCCATTCAAGTTATGAGGACCCTGATATTCGCACCAA AATCCGAATGGCAGGTATTAAGGGTCTGCAAGGTGTGGTGAGGAAGACTGTGAATGATGAGCTGCAGGCTAATATCTGGGACCCTCAGCACATGGACAAGATTGTCCCCTCTTTGCTTTTCAACCTGCAGAGCGGGGAGCGCTCAGAGAG CCGCTCCCCCTCTCCACTGCAGGCATCGGAGAAGGAGAAGGAAAGCCCGGTGGAGCTGACAGAGCGCTGCTTCAGGGAGCTGCTGGGACGAGCCGCCTACGGCAACATCAAGAATGCTGTCACGCCAGTGCTGAT GCACTTAGATAACCACTGTCTATGGGAGGGAAAGACCTTTGCAGTGCGTTGCTTCAAGATCATCATGTATTCCATCCAG TCCCAGCACTCTCACTTGGTAATCCAGCAGCTTCTCGGTCACCTGGATGCTAACAGTAAGAACTCAGCCACAGTGCGAGCCGGTATAGTGGAAGTCTTGCTGGAGGCAGCTGCCATTGCAGCCAGCGGTTCTGTAG GACCCACAGTTCTGGAGGTGTTCAACACCCTGCTGAGGCAGCTTCGACTGAGCGTGGACTACGAGTTGACAGGCACATACGATGGCAGCACCAACATCGGCACCAAGATCATCAAAGCTCATGAGGAGAGGCAGCTGCAAGAGGCTGTCATCAGGACCATTG GTTCATTTGCCAATACTTTACCCACCTaccagaggtcagaggtcatgcTCTTCATCATGGGCAAGATTCCTGTCCCTGGAGTTCATCTAACTCTGCCGTCTACTAACTCTGG GCCGGAGAGTACCAGGATGATTCAGATTATGTTACTCAAATCCTTGGTTCAA GTGACAGCTGGCTTCCAAACTACAAACATGCTCACAGCCCTGCCCAGCTCTTTCCTGGAGCCTCTGCTGTCTTTCTCTCTAACTGAAGATCCAGAGGTTCGACTGCTTGTGCTTCAAATCCTTCTTAGTCTCATTGACAGACACGACAACAGGCCCAAGTTCTCCAGCATAAG CATCATCTCTGACATCTCTGTGCTGAAACTTAAAGTTGACAAGTGCTCCAGACAGGACAATTTGTTCATGAAAAAG CACGGTCAGCAGCTGTACCGACACATCTACCTGGGCTGTAAGGAAGAGAGCAGTGGTAGGCAGCACTATGAGGCCCTCTTTGGCTTGTTAGGACTGCTTAGCGTGGAACTGGCCAATGAAGAGGTGGTGGTGGACCTAATTCGCCTGGCACTTGCCTTGCAG GACCTGGCTCTGTCCACGGATGACGCTCTGCCTGCTTTCAACCGCTGTGCTGTTCATGCCCTCGCTGCTGCCTACCTCAACCTCATCTGCCAGCTCACCACCATCCCAGCCTTCTGTCAGCACATACATGAG GTAATTGAGGTGAGGCAAAAAGAAACTCCTTACGTTTTGCCTGAGGATGTCTTCGTTGAGAATCCCAA ACTGCCGCCTACATTAGACAAGGTGGAAGGAGATGTTTTGTTCCTGCAGTCTAAGATTACTGAGGTTCTTGGTGGAAGTGGTTATAATACAGAGAGACTGGCTACACCTTATGTCCCACAGTATACTG ATGAGGACCGGCTGTCCAAGAGAAAGAGCATTGGGGAGACCATATCTCTTCAGGTGGAGGTCGAATCTCGAAACAGTCCAGAGAAAGAGGAG AGGACACCAGCTGAGGAGATCACATTTGAAACCCTAAAAAATGCCATTG TGGACAGTGTGGGTATGGAGGaacaggagagggagaggaggagacaAGTGGTGGAAAAGTTCCAGAAGGCCCCCTTTGAGGAGATAGCAGCCCACTGTGGTGCCAGG GCTACAATGCTGCAAAGCAAACTAAATCAAATCTTTGAGATTACAATCAG ACCCCCTCCCAGCCCATCTGGAACCATTTCGTCAGGTTATGGGCAAAGCCAGAGCCGATCTGTTCCCATTTACGAGATGAAGTTTCCTGACCTTTGTGTGTATTAA
- the LOC121633765 gene encoding protein EFR3 homolog B isoform X4 yields MEKLTFYALSAPEKLDRIGAYLSERLSRDVARHRYGYVCIAMEALDQLLMACHCQSINLFVESFLKMVRKLLESDKPSLQILGTNSFVKFANIEEDTPSYHRSYDFFVSRFSEMCHSSYEDPDIRTKIRMAGIKGLQGVVRKTVNDELQANIWDPQHMDKIVPSLLFNLQSGERSESRSPSPLQASEKEKESPVELTERCFRELLGRAAYGNIKNAVTPVLMHLDNHCLWEGKTFAVRCFKIIMYSIQSQHSHLVIQQLLGHLDANSKNSATVRAGIVEVLLEAAAIAASGSVGPTVLEVFNTLLRQLRLSVDYELTGTYDGSTNIGTKIIKAHEERQLQEAVIRTIGSFANTLPTYQRSEVMLFIMGKIPVPGVHLTLPSTNSGPESTRMIQIMLLKSLVQVTAGFQTTNMLTALPSSFLEPLLSFSLTEDPEVRLLVLQILLSLIDRHDNRPKFSSISIISDISVLKLKVDKCSRQDNLFMKKHGQQLYRHIYLGCKEESSGRQHYEALFGLLGLLSVELANEEVVVDLIRLALALQDLALSTDDALPAFNRCAVHALAAAYLNLICQLTTIPAFCQHIHEVIEVRQKETPYVLPEDVFVENPKLPPTLDKVEGDVLFLQSKITEVLGGSGYNTERLATPYVPQYTDEDRLSKRKSIGETISLQVEVESRNSPEKEERTPAEEITFETLKNAIVDSVGMEEQERERRRQVVEKFQKAPFEEIAAHCGARATMLQSKLNQIFEITIRPPPSPSGTISSGYGQSQSRSVPIYEMKFPDLCVY; encoded by the exons ATGGAGAAGCTGACATTCTATGCCTTGTCAGCTCCAGAGAAGCTGGACCGTATCGGAGCCTACTTGTCAGAGAGACTATCCAGGGATGTGGCTCGACACAGATATGG GTATGTGTGCATAGCCATGGAAGCCCTAGACCAGCTGCTGATGGCGTGCCATTGTCAGAGCATCAATTTGTTTGTAGAAAGCTTTCTAAAGATGGTTCGCAAGCTGCTAGAATCTGACAAACCCAGCCTGCAGATCCTCGGAACCAACTCG TTTGTAAAGTTTGCTAATATAGAAGAGGACACGCCATCCTACCACCGCAGTTATGACTTCTTTGTGTCACGCTTCAGTGAGATGTGCCATTCAAGTTATGAGGACCCTGATATTCGCACCAA AATCCGAATGGCAGGTATTAAGGGTCTGCAAGGTGTGGTGAGGAAGACTGTGAATGATGAGCTGCAGGCTAATATCTGGGACCCTCAGCACATGGACAAGATTGTCCCCTCTTTGCTTTTCAACCTGCAGAGCGGGGAGCGCTCAGAGAG CCGCTCCCCCTCTCCACTGCAGGCATCGGAGAAGGAGAAGGAAAGCCCGGTGGAGCTGACAGAGCGCTGCTTCAGGGAGCTGCTGGGACGAGCCGCCTACGGCAACATCAAGAATGCTGTCACGCCAGTGCTGAT GCACTTAGATAACCACTGTCTATGGGAGGGAAAGACCTTTGCAGTGCGTTGCTTCAAGATCATCATGTATTCCATCCAG TCCCAGCACTCTCACTTGGTAATCCAGCAGCTTCTCGGTCACCTGGATGCTAACAGTAAGAACTCAGCCACAGTGCGAGCCGGTATAGTGGAAGTCTTGCTGGAGGCAGCTGCCATTGCAGCCAGCGGTTCTGTAG GACCCACAGTTCTGGAGGTGTTCAACACCCTGCTGAGGCAGCTTCGACTGAGCGTGGACTACGAGTTGACAGGCACATACGATGGCAGCACCAACATCGGCACCAAGATCATCAAAGCTCATGAGGAGAGGCAGCTGCAAGAGGCTGTCATCAGGACCATTG GTTCATTTGCCAATACTTTACCCACCTaccagaggtcagaggtcatgcTCTTCATCATGGGCAAGATTCCTGTCCCTGGAGTTCATCTAACTCTGCCGTCTACTAACTCTGG GCCGGAGAGTACCAGGATGATTCAGATTATGTTACTCAAATCCTTGGTTCAA GTGACAGCTGGCTTCCAAACTACAAACATGCTCACAGCCCTGCCCAGCTCTTTCCTGGAGCCTCTGCTGTCTTTCTCTCTAACTGAAGATCCAGAGGTTCGACTGCTTGTGCTTCAAATCCTTCTTAGTCTCATTGACAGACACGACAACAGGCCCAAGTTCTCCAGCATAAG CATCATCTCTGACATCTCTGTGCTGAAACTTAAAGTTGACAAGTGCTCCAGACAGGACAATTTGTTCATGAAAAAG CACGGTCAGCAGCTGTACCGACACATCTACCTGGGCTGTAAGGAAGAGAGCAGTGGTAGGCAGCACTATGAGGCCCTCTTTGGCTTGTTAGGACTGCTTAGCGTGGAACTGGCCAATGAAGAGGTGGTGGTGGACCTAATTCGCCTGGCACTTGCCTTGCAG GACCTGGCTCTGTCCACGGATGACGCTCTGCCTGCTTTCAACCGCTGTGCTGTTCATGCCCTCGCTGCTGCCTACCTCAACCTCATCTGCCAGCTCACCACCATCCCAGCCTTCTGTCAGCACATACATGAG GTAATTGAGGTGAGGCAAAAAGAAACTCCTTACGTTTTGCCTGAGGATGTCTTCGTTGAGAATCCCAA ACTGCCGCCTACATTAGACAAGGTGGAAGGAGATGTTTTGTTCCTGCAGTCTAAGATTACTGAGGTTCTTGGTGGAAGTGGTTATAATACAGAGAGACTGGCTACACCTTATGTCCCACAGTATACTG ATGAGGACCGGCTGTCCAAGAGAAAGAGCATTGGGGAGACCATATCTCTTCAGGTGGAGGTCGAATCTCGAAACAGTCCAGAGAAAGAGGAG AGGACACCAGCTGAGGAGATCACATTTGAAACCCTAAAAAATGCCATTG TGGACAGTGTGGGTATGGAGGaacaggagagggagaggaggagacaAGTGGTGGAAAAGTTCCAGAAGGCCCCCTTTGAGGAGATAGCAGCCCACTGTGGTGCCAGG GCTACAATGCTGCAAAGCAAACTAAATCAAATCTTTGAGATTACAATCAG ACCCCCTCCCAGCCCATCTGGAACCATTTCGTCAGGTTATGGGCAAAGCCAGAGCCGATCTGTTCCCATTTACGAGATGAAGTTTCCTGACCTTTGTGTGTATTAA
- the LOC121633765 gene encoding protein EFR3 homolog B isoform X2, translating to MTGVCGCCGALRPRYKRLVDNIFPEDPEDGLVKANMEKLTFYALSAPEKLDRIGAYLSERLSRDVARHRYGYVCIAMEALDQLLMACHCQSINLFVESFLKMVRKLLESDKPSLQILGTNSFVKFANIEEDTPSYHRSYDFFVSRFSEMCHSSYEDPDIRTKIRMAGIKGLQGVVRKTVNDELQANIWDPQHMDKIVPSLLFNLQSGERSESRSPSPLQASEKEKESPVELTERCFRELLGRAAYGNIKNAVTPVLMHLDNHCLWEGKTFAVRCFKIIMYSIQSQHSHLVIQQLLGHLDANSKNSATVRAGIVEVLLEAAAIAASGSVGPTVLEVFNTLLRQLRLSVDYELTGTYDGSTNIGTKIIKAHEERQLQEAVIRTIGSFANTLPTYQRSEVMLFIMGKIPVPGVHLTLPSTNSGPESTRMIQIMLLKSLVQVTAGFQTTNMLTALPSSFLEPLLSFSLTEDPEVRLLVLQILLSLIDRHDNRPKFSSISIISDISVLKLKVDKCSRQDNLFMKKHGQQLYRHIYLGCKEESSGRQHYEALFGLLGLLSVELANEEVVVDLIRLALALQDLALSTDDALPAFNRCAVHALAAAYLNLICQLTTIPAFCQHIHEVIEVRQKETPYVLPEDVFVENPKLPPTLDKVEGDVLFLQSKITEVLGGSGYNTERLATPYVPQYTDEDRLSKRKSIGETISLQVEVESRNSPEKEERTPAEEITFETLKNAIVDSVGMEEQERERRRQVVEKFQKAPFEEIAAHCGARATMLQSKLNQIFEITIRPPPSPSGTISSGYGQSQSRSVPIYEMKFPDLCVY from the exons ATGACAG GGGTTTGTGGTTGTTGTGGGGCACTCAGGCCCCGATACAAGAGACTGGTGGACAACATCTTCCCAGAAGATCCAGAG GATGGACTGGTCAAGGCCAACATGGAGAAGCTGACATTCTATGCCTTGTCAGCTCCAGAGAAGCTGGACCGTATCGGAGCCTACTTGTCAGAGAGACTATCCAGGGATGTGGCTCGACACAGATATGG GTATGTGTGCATAGCCATGGAAGCCCTAGACCAGCTGCTGATGGCGTGCCATTGTCAGAGCATCAATTTGTTTGTAGAAAGCTTTCTAAAGATGGTTCGCAAGCTGCTAGAATCTGACAAACCCAGCCTGCAGATCCTCGGAACCAACTCG TTTGTAAAGTTTGCTAATATAGAAGAGGACACGCCATCCTACCACCGCAGTTATGACTTCTTTGTGTCACGCTTCAGTGAGATGTGCCATTCAAGTTATGAGGACCCTGATATTCGCACCAA AATCCGAATGGCAGGTATTAAGGGTCTGCAAGGTGTGGTGAGGAAGACTGTGAATGATGAGCTGCAGGCTAATATCTGGGACCCTCAGCACATGGACAAGATTGTCCCCTCTTTGCTTTTCAACCTGCAGAGCGGGGAGCGCTCAGAGAG CCGCTCCCCCTCTCCACTGCAGGCATCGGAGAAGGAGAAGGAAAGCCCGGTGGAGCTGACAGAGCGCTGCTTCAGGGAGCTGCTGGGACGAGCCGCCTACGGCAACATCAAGAATGCTGTCACGCCAGTGCTGAT GCACTTAGATAACCACTGTCTATGGGAGGGAAAGACCTTTGCAGTGCGTTGCTTCAAGATCATCATGTATTCCATCCAG TCCCAGCACTCTCACTTGGTAATCCAGCAGCTTCTCGGTCACCTGGATGCTAACAGTAAGAACTCAGCCACAGTGCGAGCCGGTATAGTGGAAGTCTTGCTGGAGGCAGCTGCCATTGCAGCCAGCGGTTCTGTAG GACCCACAGTTCTGGAGGTGTTCAACACCCTGCTGAGGCAGCTTCGACTGAGCGTGGACTACGAGTTGACAGGCACATACGATGGCAGCACCAACATCGGCACCAAGATCATCAAAGCTCATGAGGAGAGGCAGCTGCAAGAGGCTGTCATCAGGACCATTG GTTCATTTGCCAATACTTTACCCACCTaccagaggtcagaggtcatgcTCTTCATCATGGGCAAGATTCCTGTCCCTGGAGTTCATCTAACTCTGCCGTCTACTAACTCTGG GCCGGAGAGTACCAGGATGATTCAGATTATGTTACTCAAATCCTTGGTTCAA GTGACAGCTGGCTTCCAAACTACAAACATGCTCACAGCCCTGCCCAGCTCTTTCCTGGAGCCTCTGCTGTCTTTCTCTCTAACTGAAGATCCAGAGGTTCGACTGCTTGTGCTTCAAATCCTTCTTAGTCTCATTGACAGACACGACAACAGGCCCAAGTTCTCCAGCATAAG CATCATCTCTGACATCTCTGTGCTGAAACTTAAAGTTGACAAGTGCTCCAGACAGGACAATTTGTTCATGAAAAAG CACGGTCAGCAGCTGTACCGACACATCTACCTGGGCTGTAAGGAAGAGAGCAGTGGTAGGCAGCACTATGAGGCCCTCTTTGGCTTGTTAGGACTGCTTAGCGTGGAACTGGCCAATGAAGAGGTGGTGGTGGACCTAATTCGCCTGGCACTTGCCTTGCAG GACCTGGCTCTGTCCACGGATGACGCTCTGCCTGCTTTCAACCGCTGTGCTGTTCATGCCCTCGCTGCTGCCTACCTCAACCTCATCTGCCAGCTCACCACCATCCCAGCCTTCTGTCAGCACATACATGAG GTAATTGAGGTGAGGCAAAAAGAAACTCCTTACGTTTTGCCTGAGGATGTCTTCGTTGAGAATCCCAA ACTGCCGCCTACATTAGACAAGGTGGAAGGAGATGTTTTGTTCCTGCAGTCTAAGATTACTGAGGTTCTTGGTGGAAGTGGTTATAATACAGAGAGACTGGCTACACCTTATGTCCCACAGTATACTG ATGAGGACCGGCTGTCCAAGAGAAAGAGCATTGGGGAGACCATATCTCTTCAGGTGGAGGTCGAATCTCGAAACAGTCCAGAGAAAGAGGAG AGGACACCAGCTGAGGAGATCACATTTGAAACCCTAAAAAATGCCATTG TGGACAGTGTGGGTATGGAGGaacaggagagggagaggaggagacaAGTGGTGGAAAAGTTCCAGAAGGCCCCCTTTGAGGAGATAGCAGCCCACTGTGGTGCCAGG GCTACAATGCTGCAAAGCAAACTAAATCAAATCTTTGAGATTACAATCAG ACCCCCTCCCAGCCCATCTGGAACCATTTCGTCAGGTTATGGGCAAAGCCAGAGCCGATCTGTTCCCATTTACGAGATGAAGTTTCCTGACCTTTGTGTGTATTAA